In Musa acuminata AAA Group cultivar baxijiao chromosome BXJ3-9, Cavendish_Baxijiao_AAA, whole genome shotgun sequence, a single genomic region encodes these proteins:
- the LOC135648320 gene encoding probable carboxylesterase 18, protein MTQKASSLASGGRSLTSPPLPWTTRLYIALLSVVTDGARRSNGTINRCLLSFFDARSSASAKPRHGVRTADVPVDPSRDLWFRLFVPSSASSGRIPVIVYFHGGGFAYLSPASRAYDAFCRRICRKINALVVSVNYRLAPEHRYPAPYEDAVDVLRFLDDGGLASADPTAAGLADLSRCFLAGDSAGGNMVHHVARRWAADAAGGWKNLRLAGMVLIQPFFGGEERTESENRLVAAPLVSVDRTDWLWRAFLPEGADRDHEAANVFGPRADGELEAALPEAMVVVGGFDPLQDWQRRYYECMTARGKAVRLLEYPDAIHAFYVFPELKQSAAFIDELKAFIK, encoded by the coding sequence ATGACGCAAAAGGCCTCCTCGCTGGCGAGTGGCGGCCGTTCTTTAACTTCGCCGCCGCTCCCGTGGACGACGCGGCTCTACATCGCTCTGCTCTCCGTCGTCACCGACGGCGCTCGCCGCTCAAACGGCACCATCAATCGCTGCCTCCTTTCCTTCTTCGACGCCCGCTCCTCCGCCTCCGCCAAGCCCCGCCACGGCGTCCGCACGGCCGACGTCCCCGTCGATCCCTCCCGTGACCTCTGGTTCCGCCTCTTCGTCCCCAGTTCTGCGTCGTCCGGCCGGATTCCCGTCATCGTCTACTTCCACGGCGGCGGGTTCGCCTACCTCTCCCCCGCCTCCCGCGCCTACGACGCTTTCTGCCGCCGGATCTGCCGCAAGATCAACGCCCTCGTCGTCTCCGTCAACTACCGCCTCGCCCCGGAGCACCGCTACCCGGCGCCGTACGAGGACGCGGTCGACGTGCTTCGATTCTTGGACGACGGAGGCCTCGCCTCCGCCGACCCTACAGCCGCCGGCCTCGCCGACCTCTCCCGCTGCTTCCTGGCCGGCGACTCCGCGGGCGGGAACATGGTCCACCACGTGGCCCGGCGCTGGGCCGCGGACGCCGCGGGGGGATGGAAAAACCTTCGGCTGGCGGGGATGGTGCTGATCCAGCCGTTTTTCGGCGGGGAGGAGCGGACGGAGTCGGAGAATCGGCTGGTGGCGGCGCCGCTGGTGTCGGTGGACCGGACGGACTGGCTGTGGCGGGCGTTCCTGCCGGAGGGGGCGGACCGGGACCACGAGGCGGCGAACGTGTTCGGGCCGCGGGCTGATGGCGAGCTGGAGGCGGCGCTGCCGGAGGCGATGGTGGTGGTGGGGGGCTTCGACCCGCTGCAGGACTGGCAACGGCGGTACTACGAGTGCATGACAGCAAGGGGGAAGGCGGTGCGGCTGCTGGAGTACCCCGACGCCATCCACGCCTTCTACGTCTTCCCCGAGCTGAAGCAGTCGGCGGCTTTCATCGACGAGCTCAAAGCCTTCATCAAGTAG
- the LOC135648973 gene encoding probable carboxylesterase 18 has product MRSPDEPGLAAVAPPLSITKRFIIAAASAINDAACRSDGTVNRRLVSLLDARSSASAKPVQGIRTVDVPVDTSRDVWFRLFIPCSDSAGLKIPVIVYFHGGGFAFLSPASYLYDHVCRRLCRTVNAIVVSVNYRLAPEHRHPAPYEDGVDVLRFLDRVGLLYADPLAADLADLSRCFLVGDSAGANICHHVARRWAAGAGSGWKRLRLAGMVLIQPYFGGEQRTEAEVRLAGAPLVTVERTDWLWRAFLPDGADRDHEASNVFGPRATGELEEALPAALVVVGGFDPLQDWQRRYYEGLKARGKEARLVEYPEAFHAFFAFPDLKQSAVLMEDVSSFIEGHRPSKENTGGC; this is encoded by the coding sequence ATGCGCTCGCCGGATGAGCCCGGCCTTGCCGCCGTGGCTCCGCCCCTATCGATCACCAAGCGGTTCATCATTGCAGCCGCTTCCGCCATCAACGACGCCGCTTGCCGATCCGACGGTACCGTCAACCGCCGACTCGTCTCCCTCCTCGACGCCCGATCCTCCGCCTCCGCCAAACCCGTCCAAGGCATCCGCACCGTCGACGTCCCCGTCGACACCTCCCGTGACGTTTGGTTCCGCCTCTTCATCCCCTGTTCCGACTCCGCCGGCCTCAAGATCCCCGTCATCGTCTACTTCCACGGAGGCGGTTTCGCCTTCCTCTCCCCCGCCTCCTACCTCTACGACCACGTCTGTCGCCGGCTCTGCCGCACGGTCAATGCCATCGTCGTATCCGTCAACTACCGCTTGGCTCCGGAGCACCGACACCCCGCGCCGTACGAGGACGGGGTCGACGTGCTCCGCTTCCTGGATCGCGTCGGCCTGCTGTACGCTGACCCTTTAGCGGCCGATCTCGCCGACCTGTCCAGATGCTTCTTGGTCGGCGACTCCGCCGGCGCGAACATCTGCCACCACGTGGCCCGGCGCTGGGCTGCAGGAGCCGGCAGCGGGTGGAAGAGGCTGCGGCTCGCGGGCATGGTGCTCATCCAGCCGTACTTCGGCGGTGAGCAGCGGACAGAGGCGGAGGTGCGCCTGGCCGGGGCGCCGCTGGTGACGGTTGAGCGAACGGACTGGCTGTGGCGGGCGTTCCTGCCGGACGGGGCGGACAGGGACCACGAGGCATCGAACGTGTTCGGGCCGCGGGCGACGGGGGAGCTGGAGGAGGCCCTGCCGGCGGCGTTGGTGGTCGTGGGGGGGTTCGACCCACTGCAGGACTGGCAGCGGAGGTACTACGAGGGGCTGAAAGCGAGGGGGAAGGAAGCGCGGCTGGTAGAGTACCCGGAGGCCTTCCACGCCTTCTTCGCCTTCCCCGACCTGAAGCAGTCAGCGGTGCTCATGGAGGATGTCAGCAGCTTCATCGAGGGCCATCGACCATCGAAGGAAAACACCGGCGGATGTTAG
- the LOC103997522 gene encoding VQ motif-containing protein 31-like, which produces MEKPHGGEAPQRCPTTFVQTDAATFKELVQRLTGPQEQPPDAAPFAPAKVAGLKRLHERRRGSRLKLPVMKPAVGPAVLSPSLMTALVSPSTGFAGLGICDELNEEEEEKAIKERRFYLHPSPRSRSQNAEPELLPLFPLTSPKPHDH; this is translated from the coding sequence ATGGAGAAGCCGCATGGCGGAGAAGCACCACAGCGATGCCCCACCACCTTCGTCCAGACCGACGCCGCCACCTTCAAGGAGCTCGTCCAGCGGCTCACCGGCCCGCAAGAGCAGCCGCCCGACGCTGCCCCCTTCGCCCCCGCCAAGGTGGCAGGCCTCAAGCGGCTCCATGAACGTAGGCGTGGCTCCCGGCTCAAGCTCCCCGTGATGAAGCCCGCCGTCGGTCCAGCGGTGCTGTCGCCTTCCTTGATGACCGCGCTGGTGTCGCCCTCTACTGGCTTCGCCGGGCTTGGCATATGCGACGAGctgaacgaggaggaggaggagaaggccatCAAGGAGAGGCGGTTCTACTTGCACCCTTCGCCCCGGTCAAGATCGCAGAACGCCGAGCCGGAGCTGCTGCCTTTGTTTCCACTGACCTCTCCGAAGCCTCACGATCATTGA